In Coregonus clupeaformis isolate EN_2021a chromosome 5, ASM2061545v1, whole genome shotgun sequence, the sequence tgtggatctgttgcggaggtatgcgaattggagtggatccagggtgtctgggatgatggtgagccatgatgtgagccatgaccagccttttaaaacatttcatggctatagatgtaagtgctacggggcgatagtcatttaggcaggtgaccttggcattcttggacacagggactatggtggtctgcttgaaacaagtttGTATTAAAGAccgggtcagggagaggttgaaaatgtcagtaaagacaaCAACCAGCTGGTCAGTTCATGCTCTGAGTATGcatcctggtattccgtctggccccgcgacCTTTGCGAATGTTAACCTGCTTAAAGGtcatactcacatcggctacggagaatgAGATCACACAGGATATCATCAGAGAGAGGTTGTGAGGTCTATGTTTTCTGAAAATATACAGAAGTGAAACTGCTTTCTCAGAATCAAGAGCATGACTAGAAAACAGAAGTGATAAATGTTAGCATGTAGAAACTGAAATCTCCTGATGGGCCCAAAGAATTTCCTTGTTTGAAGAAGTAAAACCGTAATGGTGTGAACTAACTCTTATAAGCATTTTGGTGTATGACTCTGCATGCAGCAGTGTTGTTGGGGTGCTGAGTGGATAGGTCTAGGGACAGTTTGGGCCCATTGAGGGGACACAGCTCAAAAAGTGGTAGTGGGTTAGATCAGACAGACAAATTGGCCAGAAAACACAACCTGATTTTTACTTGTTCAAATGCATCAGGTACAGTTGTATTGCATAAGGACTCCACCATGTGGACTTATGCAATAAATAAAGGGAATACTACACCTCCTGAGAGAGCGTCATCAACCCAAGTACTGTAGCAACTTTCAAATCACCTTGAATGGAAATGCACAGAGCTGTGGTCATGTTCTTCATCCTCAGACTAAGGGCCAGAGAGGGCATGACCCAACAGTCATGGAACAGACAGATATATTTAACAGATATATTTAAGAGCTAATTCCATTATTCCAGTGATTGAGAAATAAACTGGGTGTGCATTGTTCATGACTAACAATTGCTAAAACAATTTCACATTTTTCTCATGAATTGAACATCAAGACATACTGCAAAATTTATATTTCCATTTTTGAACCCTATTTGAACCCATATGTTATGTTACAGTGGTAAAGTAAGAcaagtgaaacacacacacacatacacctgctCAGATAAATATGAGCAAATAAATATCTCTGCAATAAGTATCTATGTAAAAATGGATGACACCCCCAAGCAGTGCACAGAACCCCCTTGGTCTAtgaggagagatggaaagagagatggGCTGTCagaaagaaagaagggagagaCAGATCAGAAAGGAGTGAAGAGCGAGAGGAGGGAAGCGCTATGCTACAGTCAGAACAGGAAGCCCGTTGtcagtagagcgagagagagagaggaggggtgtgagGTCATATGTGGAAATAAACACACAGCCTCCTCACACTGTCACACCGATCAAACGAGACTGTGAGAGTAATGTCAATTATTAACTGTAACTGAGTAAAGTATTTCATATCACAACATTGCAGTCCAACTGAGTCATCCTGTCTCCTGTATTCAGAGAGAAGGCAGAAGGCTGTGATAAGGAACGCCAGAAGTGTGTGGATAATATCTACAGTATGATGCTGATTATCTAAAGATCAGAGCATATATTGGACATGGATTGGACCTTCTGGATTTCCATTCTTGCCCTCCTGATCATCTCAGACTATGTGTCAGGTAATGAAAGCTTTAATAATTTATTGGCTGGTTAACACTGTTTAGTTCTCACAATAGACTCTCTAAATATAAGAACATTATAGCATATACACTACCGCTCAAAAGTTTGGGGTTACTTTCCTTGTTGGGGTctaatttccttgttttcgaaagaaaagtaatttatttgtccatttaaaataacatcaaattgatcagaaatacagtgtagacaatgttaatgttgtaaatggctattgtcgCTGgtaacggctgatttttaatggaatatctacataggcgtacggatagtacccgcaaaacaccagtctcaacgtcaacagtgaagaggcgactccgggatgctgaccttctaggcagagttgcaaagaaaaagtccagtgtctgtgttcttttgcccatcttaatcttttctttttattggccagtctgagatatggctttttctttgcaactctgaaggtcagcatcccagagtcgcctcttcactgttgacgttgagactggtgttttgcaggtactatttaatgaagctgcggacctgtgaggtgtctgtttctcaaactagacactctaatgtatttgtcctcttgctcagttgtgcaccgggtcctcccactcctctttctattctggatagagccagtttgcactgttctgtgaagggagtagtacacagcgttgtacgagatcttccgtttcttggcaatttctcgcatggaatagccttcatttctcagaacaagaatagactgacgagtttcagaagaaagttatttgtttctggccattttgagcctgtaatcaaacccacaattgctgatgctccagatactcaactagtctcaagaaggccagttgtattgcttctttaatcagcacaacagttttcagctgtgctaacataattgcaaaagggttttctaatgatcaattagccttttaaaattataaacttggattagcaaacacaacatgccattggaacacaggactgatggttgctgataatgggcctctgtacccCTATGTAGATactccataaaaaatctgccgtttccagctacaatagccatttataacattaacaatgtctacactgtatttctgatcaatttgatgtgatttttcttcgaaaacaaggacatttctaggtgaccccaaacttttgaactgtagtgtgtgtgtgtgtatatatatatatatatatatatatatatatatatatatatatatatatatatatatatatatataattgctCTATTTTATTGCTTATTGTCATTGACTGTTTTTTATTGTTACTGAGTACAAAGTGCACTTAGAAATTGACATAATGGCCTAGCTATCAAAAGTGTTTGAGGTAGCATATTGTAAATttctcagtgtgtatgtgtccttcCTATCAAAATGGAACATGTTTCAAGACACACATCGATCTAAAAATGTAATGCCCGTATACATAAAAAATAAACTAAGTGCAGATTGTTATTGATAATTAAATTATTAGTCAATGTTAAATATTTCATCTAGTTAACTTGAGTCAACAGAGAATTTTTTTTGTTCAATTGACATCCTATGATATAGTTATAATTTCAGGAAGTATCAATAATAACCACAGATAATTGATAGCGAATCATTGGAATTTGAGCAAATATTGTCATGAGTCAACTGTAAACGTTGTGACATTTCATAGCGAAACTGTTTTAGAAAACCCCTGATGAAACACAGTCCCCTTTGGGAAACCCACCAACTACTTATTGCTCTTCTGGATGACCAGGCTTCCTAGAAAATATTTGTACTTTCAAAATCTCATAAAAATGCCTGGAAATTCTTTAACATTTGGAATGTTATTATTGTGACAGGTAAAGACCTACTGAAGCCAGTCAATCTGATGGTGGATATATGGGACGGGGAGGTGACGTTGCACTGGGACCCCCCTGAAGGGGCCCCGCCACTGGCTCAGTACCAGGTGCAGATGGCCAGGTATACCCCACACTCCTTACTTCCTCTTAATTTACTCATCCCTTCATTCTCAGACAAGTCACTTAGCTACCGCACTTCAGCATGCATCCATCTCAGAGTCCTCCCTATCCACTCTATCACCTTTATCCTCTTCAATCATTCTTCCATACCACCCTCTCCTCATCTTTGAAGAAAGTATAATAATTAATATAGCTACTTTCATGTGTCTTTCCTCAGGTATGTCAATAGTAATTGGACCAATGTGACCAGCTGTGACAGGACCCAGCTGGCATATTGTGACCTGTCCTACCTTATTGATGACTTCGTCATGGTCTACAAGGTCCGGGTTCGACTGGTCACTGAGAACAGCATCTCTGCATGGTCACGGTGGAAGAGGTTCAACCCCAGAGAAAGTAAGTCAAGTACAGCTAAGTTTAGTGGGCGAGTTGAATAAGTATTGGGTTCAGAAATTTGCTCATTTATTTCTAGTTTTATAGTGACACAATGCCAAAACTTGTCCATTGCTTTCCtttctcctctacccctgttcttCCAGGTAAACTGCAGCATCCCTCCAGTACGCTGTTGGCCACCTCCAGTTCAGTAACAGTCAGTGTTCATAGGAAGCCATTACTAAAAAAAATCTTCCCATTTGGCCTGACTTACACTATCTACCTACAGGGAAGAGGACAGGACAACAAGGTACTGATCATACATTGTTTAAAAACATACTAGTAACAGTACTTCTaatgtaataaaataaataattacatGTGGTTCATCCTAGTTCATATATTCAGGTTACTGTATTGACTGACATTTTCATTTATTGGCTTGCAGACCGTCATCCGGCAATTGAAGGATGAAGATGACGAGGATAAGGCAGAGGTTCAGTTTACGTCTCTTCACTGGGGACAGGAGTACTGTGTCAGCCTCAAAGTTTCAGGCAATGGAGGAGAATTCACCAGTGACGTCTCCCCTAAACAGTGCCTCCTGCTGCCAGAGCAAGGTAATACAACTCAGACTACACAGCTCTACATGACCATATATGGCTCAACATTCTGATACGTCATATACCAGCCTAATGTCTAGAATCTTATTAACTAAACTAATTAGGCTAAACACATGTTCTGTTTCTCATCAGAGTGGTATATCCTTGCTGTGGTGTCCTTCTCCATACTATGTGTGATGGGGGTCCTGGTCATGCTGGCCCTTTGCCTTTGCTGCTTCCTGAGGCGTCCTGAGAAAATGCCTGTTGCACTGGTAAGTTTCTTTGAACAGTTTAATTAATGCACAACTGACTATGTCTATCAGTTCAGGTAAAGGACACTTCAGGGAAAGGACAAAAATGCTGTATTCTTAAAGTGCAAAAAAGGAACCAACACAATAGATAGAAGTTTCAACaataataagaaataataaaatataaagaatacgaacataaaatAAATGGCTCAGTAAAGGAGTTCAGTGGTGCTCTGTTctaccacatacagtacatatatattCATTTCCTGCAACTCCACAGATGGGGAAACACCAGGCTTTTAAGAAGTATTTATATAAACTGTCTGTTTAACCCTGAATCTCTTAATCAAAACTAGAGGCCTATTGTCATTCTATTTCCTGTTATCTTTCACTTCCTCATTCTAGGAGGTTGTTCAGGGattcatgtgttttttttttgtcctCTTTTACCTCAGAAATCCCCAGGCAGCGGCTGGCAGCCTCTCTGTGTGGGAGAGGTCCCAGTGGAGATCGTCACAGACAAAGGCTGGTTCATGAGCACCACCAGAACTGATGCCATGGTCTGCTTGGCCGACAAAATGACTACTCCAGCAGGCAAGGGAGAGCAGGAAGAAGGAGAGGACAGAAGGACGTGTCTGGACAGTGGGGCTTGCACTGAATCCCACATTTCTGGGAATGGAAATGGAGGAAGTCCGGCAAAGCAAGAAGACAGTGGCTGTGGAAGCCTGGGAGCACCAGAGAGTGCCGTCAGCAGCAGGAGTGGAACTGGAGAGCCCCCCCTGCTGGATAGGAGGATTAACACAGACATCAGCCTGAAAGAGGACAGTGGGGTGGGGCTGGGCTGCCAGTTAGGGTGTGCTGGAAGTCTACATGGGGAGGACTGTGGAATCTTGCCTGAGATGGTAATGGTCACAGGGGATGGCTACCGGAGCCAGAGCCCTTCTTCGGTGGATGCCCATGTTACTGAGACAGAGCAGAGTTTTCAACAAATCTCATGCGAAACAGTTATTGCTGATCCTGTTGTGGGATACAGGTCTGCTCACATGGCATGCGTTTGTTTAGGGGCAAGCGAATGTGTTTGGTGCCAGACAAGAAGACACTATGAGAGGAGTGTCGATGGACAGTCTGTAGCCCTATTTAGTTTTACAGATGAGCAGCTAAACTGCAGCAATCTCACATTTGACATATGTGAGATGGAATCTACATGCTCCAGCTATAAAAAGAACAATCTCCACATAGAAACAGTAGTAAACTTGGAGGACTCAGTAACCTTTTCCTACCTGCCTACATGCATAGGTGAATCCTTCCCACTCCTGACGGCTTTATCAGAGTTGCCCCTAGTGGAGGGAGGACTGAACTGCAACATGAACACTATGCTTTTTTCTCTGGGTGATGTGGAAGTGACATTTGATTGACATGGTCCACGAACTGAGGACACTGTGTGACACACAGAAGGGTTTGTTTAGCCCTCCAGATTGTGGGGAGTCATGCAATATGTCTACAAACCCTTTGTATGCCATTTCAAGTAAACACTCCTTTTCCTAACTGAAAAAATCAGCAACCATAACTCTTATTTGTAGCTATTTAAGTATTTTTGGAGCCTTTTTTGGAACCTTTAGTGAATAAGATACCATGTTTATTCACTTTAGTTAACTCTGAGGAGTCACTTAAAGCAGTCACTGACATTGTCAACTGTTATTGACAAAGTGATGTGCGGCAGAAAGAAAATAGTGGTTGAGCTGCTTTTCAAAACAGCAGAGAGCAGTTGGCTGCTGGCTGTTGCTGTTTGGTGGGTCTTTAAAGATTTGAGCAGGAGATGGGAAACCCAATTTCTGACATGCCTTCACCCATTTCAACTGACAGGAAGCATTTAACCAGAAGTGGAAAAAGGAGAGAAACTGTTTTGACTTGGTAGATGGAGCGAGAGGGTGGATTATAACAGCAATACAACATTTATAATATTAAAGGATTCTATATGCACTCTGTGAATACACATTTTACAAGTTATAATGTTCGGATAGTTGTCAATGTTGGTCAGACTCATCTGTAAAGTTTTCCACAGAAAATTCACACATTTGACAACATAACCCCCCCCACAGTATAGAAAAGGAAGCCAACACTGTGTGCACCACAAGTGAgatataatttaatcaatttaaactACAAATAACCATATCTCTTTCTATCGGGTGGTTTATAGGTCAATTATTACTAATAACTGCAGCTACTGAAAATAGAACAGAATGTAGTTTGGCTTGCAATAAACTGACGTTAGCTGTGAAAatgttataacatttacattttgctgTTCAGTTCCCTTCCCTGACTACTCCATATGTGACTCCTTGGACATATTTACTGGGCTTTGGACTTCACAATCATGTATTCATTACACTTTCTACATGTGGACTTAACACAAATATGTATTTATGAACTGTGTTAATCTGACGTCATGTTGTATTTAGTCTTGTGTTCTTTTTCTGAGGAAGGATCTGATAGTAGTATTTATTCATCTCAGTATGGAAAGagcatacatacagtatgtgaatgaggtaaaacagacatacagtatataaatggGGTTAAACAGACATTCAGTATGTGAATGGGGTTaaacagatatacagtatgtgaatgggattaaacagacatacagtatgtacactaTGCGAAGTAGCACTCAATCTCTGTATAACATACAGCAGAGAGAAAGTAAGAGTCAGTCAAAACGATGAAAAAGGACAGAGTGGGACTGAAAAAgaaacatcctccagcatgacatgGCATAACACAAAGATACATTAGGGATTCCCACATGCAAAAATAATGATACTGGGGAGATTCTGAATTAGATTAGTGGTTTTCCCAACTCGATTCTCAACTAGATTAGTGGTTACACAGAATAGATAGCCACTTCCTCTTTCAGTCTTCCCCTAAGTCTCTGACACTACACTTAAAGTTTTCATCAGGGGAACACTTTATCAAATGACAAGCAGACAACTATATTAATTAACCATCATACAGTTTCATGTAATACCATTTATAGATTATATCCTAGTTTTATTGAAATAGAAAATATCAGAATAGAGTACAGGTATTTGCACTTTCTCACTAAAATCAAGAGTATGACCCCACAAAAAGACACTTGACATTAACAGAATCAATGTAGTCCTCACATGCTGAATATTAACTGTCATTTCACATGTATCAAACATGTGGAATATAATTTCTCTCTCACTTTTTTCCACATACTGTGAACCAGAGCCCTGGGGGTACCCCTATAGGCTCTATCTATGACTTGCACAGCAGCCATGACAGTGAGGAGCTATTGTCTGCTCTAAAAGGGAGCAGAGATACAAAAAAATCTCCTCCTTAGATAACCTGGTATATCACCCGTGGCACCATGCCCTTCTCTCAACCCACAGGGCTGTTATGGTAAACACACCGCCTTAAACTCTCACCATCACAAGAATttcactccaacacactcaaccacGGATAAACAAAAACCTACATTTTATTTTCAATGTCTTATAAGGTTCTTTGAAACTCCCACTACTCCTCTGTCATGTTTTCTGATTGCCATGGGTTTCACATAAAACAGCAGGGGAAGGGGGAATTACGCAGATGAAAATACATCATATGGTATCGGGATAGACCATGAGTATGTAAATGTAGTGGTGACATGTAGTGCAATATATTCCAAGCAAAGTTGTTGTATGTCAGAGACCATCTCCTTCATCAGAGAAAACTGATGATCTGCCTACTGTGAATATATTAACCCTGATTATCACTAATATAGATCCAGTGTTCCATGTAATGAGCTGGTTGATCTCTGTTCTGTCACAAAAGATCTTAGAGGAAGATAGCCAGTCAATATCAGAAAGGGAAATATTTGCAATAAAATGTTCAACAACACATACTGTAGAAGGAATAAAGACTTCAAAAAAATATCATCAAAATGTTAATTACTTTACCCACACGCAGTCacacatttatttacaaattagCTTTATCTGTCATTAACAAATACACTTGATACCGAAACAGAACTGGTACGGAAACACATATCTGAGAGAGATACGTGGGACAAACAAAGACAAAGAATCCGATGTTTAAATGATCAAACTGACCTAAAATGAAACTTTAGAGGAATGTTACCTCCAGCTTATAAGAAAGAGGATGTGTGAGTTTCTCTGGTTAGCTTGTTGACGAGCTGCCAAGGCACCATTCTCCTTTTCGTCATCAGTACCCTTTCCTCCACAACCAACCCCTGGGTCTCACACCTTTCTGTATTTTCCACTATAAATAGAGACACCCTAACCCACAAAGTGTGACAGTTGAATAGTAGTTACATTTTTTAATTGTTTTCTATTATGATAGAAACAAAATGTGGTATTACAACAAAGTTCAAATACACTCCCCTGTCTGCATTAACTCCGTTTGACGTGGGCCGGAAGAGAGAGTGTGTTGTTTGAGGTTTGTGTGGTGAgaaatgagtgagagagagagcattagaAACATTGAAATAACTGATATGCTCCATCTTATGTGAGTTTACCAGGGCCATACTTTAAAACACACGCTCCTCCATTACTCTGCATCAGCCTACAGTGACATACTCATGAGACACAAAGGTTATGCTATGTAAGTCTAAGATAAGATGGAAatgaagtcccctgtagctcagttggtagagcatggcgcttgcaatgccagggttgtgggttcgtttcccacggagggccagtatgaaaatggatgcactcactaactgtaagtcgctctggataagagcgtctgctaaattactcttCTGCTTTTTATCCAATCCCTTGATGTATACACACGCGGATGGAGAGGCTGGAGCAGCCGCAGTGCAGCTCCCAATTAACAGTTTATGGGGTTAAtttccttgctcaagggaacattaCCAGTGGGTGGCACCTGATATATTGATGCCAGCAACCCTCCCGTTGCCAGCTCACTCCCCGCCAGCACTGGGATTCAAACCGTCAACCTTGCAGTTGCTGGCCCGCTTCTCTAACCTCGAGGCTACTGCCAAAGACATACTGCACTATATTCACTGGAGACACAGTATTACATTCAAACACATGACTGTCAGATCAATATTAGAGAGCAAGATACGGAGAAAGAAAGGAAGTGAGAGACTGTAATCAACAGAGATGTTCTCCTGTGTGATGCAGGTCCTCTACTTCATACAGCCACTGATGGAGAAGGGAGGGGGATACTTCTTTAGGCCTACCTTCCTGTGGAGATCAGATTTTTTAATAAAcacagctctcacacacacacgctcacacacagggAGTGCAGTTCTGTAGAGGAACGATTTACCACCATTACCATCCCCATTAGTAAACTGGTTGTCAACACTCACGTAAGCACTTTGTCTTTCAGTGAtggctctggagagagagagcgagagagagggctgtGATTATTTTGGGCAATGTGACAGCTCAGGTTCTTGATGCAGTCAATGATTGCAATCAGATAAGTGACAGGGGCCAGCTAGCAAGCCAATTACTGGCCTTTGTATGTCATATTACAGGTACACACAGGAACAGTAGATTCACACTAGATTGCTACATGACAGGTGTGTGAggtcaaatcaaaatgtatttgtcacatacacgtttagcagatgttattgcgggtgtatgCCCAGACAGTGTGGCAGGCAGTTGTCATAGAGGTGATATCTTTTAAAGTGTCTTGGGAGATGATAGAGGTCCCAGGTAAAGCTCAGGTAAAGTCCAGTGAGGATGTAGACTTACCATTTTTCTTGCAGCGTTTCCTGCATTTCTTGAAGGGTTGCTTGCAGCAGAACTGCACAATGCCGATGGTGATGAGGAGAGCCAGGAAGGTGCATCCCACAGCCACCCCGATCGCTACAGAGCTTACTTCGGCCTCTGTAACACGGTCAGAAGAAACAGTATGGCCATAATGAGGCAGGGTCACAATGAGGTTACAGTCAGTACCGCAAAGCTAAGGTCAGAAGGATATGGTAAATCCAACATGGTCGTGACATGCTCGTGGAGAGCCAAACAATCTCATGGAGGACGTTAAAGTTACAGTCAATAATACTGTATTATTGCTTGCTCACACTTTACTGATCACAAGTTCAATTCAGGGTCATGGATAATTTTTTCCTGACCATCCAAATCCTCAACTGCTATCTTATTGATTCAGTACTAGCTGTTTGAAGTTGCATGGGAAAATCAATAATTTGCAATGTGCTAAGCAGACTTATTATCTCCACATCAACAACTCTAGATAGGGAAGTACTCGAAGGTGCACTCTGAGTTACACTTCACTTACACTGTTTACtcactgtacctcccaggagacCCTCAAGGTTCCCCTATTGACTTTTAGATGAAGAGTTAAATGAGCTAGAGTTACCGAAGAGTTACATTAGTTGACGGTAGCTAAGTGTTTATGTTAGCATTAGCAGTTAGCTTGAGACTGAGTAGCTTCTAAGGCTAATACGTCATAGACACAATAGCAGCAGCTCAACTAATGGCTGTGTAACCCAGGAGACCTGACAAAACAGGTAAAGCATCTGTGCTCAAGCGATAAAGAACAATTAGATTACAATC encodes:
- the il10ra gene encoding interleukin-10 receptor subunit alpha gives rise to the protein MDWTFWISILALLIISDYVSGKDLLKPVNLMVDIWDGEVTLHWDPPEGAPPLAQYQVQMARYVNSNWTNVTSCDRTQLAYCDLSYLIDDFVMVYKVRVRLVTENSISAWSRWKRFNPRESKLQHPSSTLLATSSSVTVSVHRKPLLKKIFPFGLTYTIYLQGRGQDNKTVIRQLKDEDDEDKAEVQFTSLHWGQEYCVSLKVSGNGGEFTSDVSPKQCLLLPEQEWYILAVVSFSILCVMGVLVMLALCLCCFLRRPEKMPVALKSPGSGWQPLCVGEVPVEIVTDKGWFMSTTRTDAMVCLADKMTTPAGKGEQEEGEDRRTCLDSGACTESHISGNGNGGSPAKQEDSGCGSLGAPESAVSSRSGTGEPPLLDRRINTDISLKEDSGVGLGCQLGCAGSLHGEDCGILPEMVMVTGDGYRSQSPSSVDAHVTETEQSFQQISCETVIADPVVGYRSAHMACVCLGASECVWCQTRRHYERSVDGQSVALFSFTDEQLNCSNLTFDICEMESTCSSYKKNNLHIETVVNLEDSVTFSYLPTCIGESFPLLTALSELPLVEGGLNCNMNTMLFSLGDVEVTFD